In Candidatus Zixiibacteriota bacterium, one genomic interval encodes:
- a CDS encoding NapC/NirT family cytochrome c has protein sequence MRDIKLPRLVYNWLSTAGVFIAVIAALLMLILLGIAANREDTNPYFGMFLYMVLPPILLFGLILIPIGMFRTWRRWKREGQESVPKWPYIDLNKRSHRNATFIFFFGTIIFLSLSAVGSYEAYHYSESVTFCGKTCHSVMKPEYVAYQNSPHARVACTACHVGPGAGWYAKSKLSGAYQVYATAANKYPRPIPTPIKNLRPAQETCEQCHWPGKFFGAQQRQFNHYMYDSANTPWPINMLIKTGGGDPKTGQTAGIHWHMNIGVRVEYIARDERRQEIPWVRITDLQTGRVTTYQDSQNPLSEDEIASSEKRIMDCMDCHNRPSHVYNSPDHMIDLAVLTGRIDRELPDAKRVAVEAMAATYETEEEGLQKIANYITDYYRKSYPELYQQKRVRVDEAVLATQEAFAQNIFPEMKVRWEGYPNNIGHFIDPGCMRCHAGNHASEDGLTITRDCNACHTILSQGSGERAQMATTQQGLEFVHPDEVTGEAWKEMGCYECHTGVAP, from the coding sequence ATGCGCGATATAAAACTGCCCCGTTTGGTATATAACTGGCTCAGCACCGCGGGAGTATTCATAGCTGTCATTGCGGCGCTTCTAATGCTGATACTTCTCGGCATCGCCGCCAACCGCGAGGATACCAATCCCTATTTCGGGATGTTTCTCTATATGGTCCTCCCGCCGATACTCCTTTTCGGATTGATTTTGATTCCGATAGGAATGTTCCGCACCTGGCGGAGATGGAAACGAGAGGGACAGGAGTCGGTGCCCAAGTGGCCCTATATTGATTTGAACAAGCGCAGTCATCGCAATGCCACATTCATTTTTTTCTTTGGCACCATAATATTCTTGTCATTGAGCGCGGTGGGGAGTTATGAAGCCTATCACTATAGCGAATCGGTCACCTTTTGCGGGAAGACCTGCCATTCGGTGATGAAACCGGAATATGTAGCGTATCAAAACTCGCCCCATGCCCGAGTCGCCTGTACTGCCTGTCATGTCGGTCCCGGCGCCGGGTGGTATGCCAAGTCGAAGCTGTCGGGCGCTTATCAGGTTTACGCGACGGCGGCAAACAAATATCCCCGGCCTATTCCGACACCGATTAAGAATCTTCGCCCGGCCCAGGAAACCTGTGAGCAGTGTCATTGGCCCGGAAAATTTTTCGGAGCGCAGCAGCGGCAGTTTAATCATTACATGTATGACAGCGCCAATACTCCCTGGCCCATAAATATGCTGATTAAGACCGGCGGCGGTGACCCCAAGACGGGACAGACGGCCGGCATTCACTGGCATATGAATATCGGCGTCAGAGTGGAATATATCGCCCGCGATGAGCGCCGTCAGGAAATCCCCTGGGTGCGGATTACCGATCTACAGACGGGGCGGGTCACGACCTACCAGGATTCACAGAACCCTCTCTCCGAAGATGAGATTGCCAGTTCGGAGAAGCGGATAATGGACTGTATGGATTGCCATAATCGTCCCAGCCATGTCTATAATTCTCCGGACCATATGATAGACTTAGCCGTCCTGACCGGCAGAATCGACCGGGAGCTTCCCGACGCCAAACGGGTGGCGGTGGAGGCGATGGCGGCGACATATGAAACAGAGGAAGAGGGGCTTCAGAAAATAGCCAATTATATCACCGATTACTACCGCAAGAGCTATCCGGAATTGTATCAGCAGAAGCGGGTGCGGGTTGACGAAGCGGTGCTTGCCACGCAAGAGGCATTTGCGCAGAATATTTTCCCGGAGATGAAAGTCCGCTGGGAAGGGTATCCCAACAATATCGGTCATTTTATCGACCCGGGTTGTATGCGCTGCCACGCCGGCAATCATGCCAGCGAAGATGGTTTGACCATCACCCGTGACTGCAACGCCTGCCATACCATTCTTTCACAGGGAAGCGGCGAACGGGCCCAAATGGCAACCACGCAGCAAGGGCTGGAATTTGTCCATCCTGACGAAGTGACCGGCGAAGCCTGGAAAGAGATGGGCTGCTACGAATGCCATACCGGTGTCGCGCCGTGA
- a CDS encoding response regulator produces the protein MKALLVQPADQTAVEIEALLSECRTVSTTLAHSFNEGLNRIESDPQIEIIFVDASVKNAHGQTFAEYLKRLERFFWLPIVVTSKKWTAESVQAAIQSGATDIMALPIESEKFIARVRQLLTQGAPRILVVDDEEGIRDILQQILEMERFRVVTASRGDEAMGLIKNQKIDLVVTDIMMPGMSGLDLLGSVKTQYPDIPVILITGYPGNYSTHDTIAAGADGYFSKPFHNMALLSTVRKVLRRKRG, from the coding sequence ATGAAAGCACTTTTGGTTCAGCCGGCTGACCAGACCGCGGTGGAAATTGAAGCTCTTTTGAGCGAATGTCGCACTGTTTCAACCACTCTGGCGCACTCCTTTAACGAGGGACTTAATCGCATTGAGTCCGACCCCCAAATCGAAATCATTTTTGTGGATGCCTCCGTCAAAAACGCCCACGGACAGACTTTTGCCGAGTATCTAAAACGGTTGGAGCGGTTCTTCTGGCTTCCCATTGTTGTAACGTCAAAAAAATGGACCGCCGAATCGGTCCAGGCCGCCATTCAATCTGGCGCTACCGATATCATGGCGCTTCCTATCGAGTCGGAGAAATTTATCGCCCGTGTCCGGCAGCTTCTTACACAAGGGGCGCCGCGAATCCTGGTGGTGGACGATGAAGAAGGGATTCGCGATATTCTTCAACAGATCCTGGAAATGGAACGGTTCCGGGTAGTAACGGCCTCCCGCGGGGATGAAGCCATGGGTTTAATAAAAAATCAAAAAATCGACCTGGTTGTCACCGACATTATGATGCCGGGAATGTCGGGCCTTGACCTTCTCGGCAGCGTAAAGACCCAATACCCCGATATTCCGGTCATACTTATCACCGGTTATCCCGGCAATTACTCAACGCACGATACCATAGCGGCTGGCGCCGATGGCTACTTCAGCAAGCCGTTTCATAATATGGCGCTTCTCAGTACCGTTCGCAAAGTCCTTCGCCGCAAACGGGGATAG
- the purL gene encoding phosphoribosylformylglycinamidine synthase subunit PurL, whose product MIQPKVTPQMVKDHGLSDDEYKMIIKILGREPNYTELGIFSVMWSEHCSYKNSIALLKTLPRDGDCLLAKAGEENAGAVDIGDGLAVVFKIESHNHPSAVEPYQGAATGVGGILRDIFTMGARPIASLNSLRFGSPENPRVRYLVDGVVRGIGDYGNSFGVPTVAGETYFDEAYTGNPLVNAMAAGIVKTDKMISAVIKGEGNPVMIVGSKTGRDGIHGATFASEEISEKSEAKRPSVQIGDPFTEKLLLEATLEVIDKGLAIGIQDMGAAGITCSCSEMSARGNSGVTIDIEKVPVREPGMTPYEILLSESQERMLVCVKRGKEKEVEEIFRKWELNSTIIGETNNSGIFRVRLDGETVAEIPSESLVLGGGAPVYKRETKKPEYIEQLSHLNLAEFPLNRDWNKDLLRLLASPNICNKDWVYNQYDSMVRTNTAVGPGSDAAVLRIRKTRKAIALTTDCNGRYCYLNPRLGAQQAVAEAARNVVCSGARPVAITNCLNFGNPYKPEIYYGFAEAIAGMGEACLVFGTPVTGGNVSFYNEDPDHAVFPTPVIGMLGIIDDISQIITQWFKDEGDLIFLVGENREELGASEYLHTIFGKNIGPVPELNLAYEKSLQDAVLAAIKAGWVKSAHDCADGGLAVALAEGAISHREKMIGAQVFLDDNLRPDALLFGETQSRIIITTSEANGEMLVDHFAGAGLPIAAIGRVGGSFLKINDLINLSIEKIYSAYYDSLRTKLERFS is encoded by the coding sequence ATGATACAGCCAAAAGTTACCCCGCAAATGGTTAAAGACCACGGGTTGTCGGATGACGAATATAAGATGATAATAAAGATACTGGGGCGGGAGCCAAACTACACGGAACTGGGAATATTCTCCGTTATGTGGTCGGAGCATTGCTCCTACAAGAACTCTATTGCTTTGTTGAAAACTCTTCCCCGTGACGGTGACTGTCTCCTGGCAAAAGCGGGCGAAGAAAACGCCGGAGCCGTTGATATCGGCGATGGGCTGGCGGTCGTCTTCAAAATTGAATCCCATAATCATCCTTCGGCGGTGGAGCCGTATCAAGGCGCCGCTACCGGAGTCGGCGGGATATTACGAGATATTTTCACCATGGGGGCGCGCCCTATCGCCTCTCTCAATTCACTTCGCTTCGGCTCCCCCGAGAACCCCCGTGTCCGCTACCTGGTGGATGGTGTCGTACGCGGTATTGGCGATTATGGCAACTCCTTCGGGGTGCCGACCGTGGCTGGCGAAACTTATTTCGACGAGGCATATACCGGCAATCCGCTGGTCAATGCCATGGCGGCTGGTATCGTTAAGACCGATAAAATGATTTCCGCCGTGATTAAAGGGGAGGGGAATCCGGTGATGATTGTCGGCTCCAAGACCGGACGTGACGGCATCCATGGCGCTACTTTCGCCTCGGAAGAGATTTCCGAAAAGTCAGAAGCGAAAAGACCATCCGTCCAGATCGGTGACCCTTTCACCGAGAAACTTCTCCTCGAAGCGACGTTGGAGGTGATTGACAAAGGGCTGGCAATCGGCATTCAGGATATGGGCGCGGCTGGCATTACCTGCAGCTGCTCCGAAATGTCTGCCCGCGGCAATTCTGGCGTAACCATTGACATTGAAAAAGTGCCGGTGCGGGAGCCGGGGATGACTCCGTACGAGATTCTTCTTTCGGAATCGCAGGAGCGGATGCTGGTCTGTGTAAAGAGAGGGAAAGAAAAAGAAGTGGAGGAGATTTTCCGGAAGTGGGAACTGAATTCCACCATAATCGGCGAGACCAATAACAGCGGGATATTCCGTGTCCGGCTAGACGGCGAGACCGTTGCCGAAATCCCGTCGGAATCGCTGGTATTAGGGGGGGGCGCTCCGGTCTATAAGAGAGAGACCAAAAAGCCGGAATATATCGAGCAACTGTCGCATCTAAATCTGGCGGAATTTCCTCTCAATCGCGACTGGAATAAAGACCTTCTGAGACTGCTTGCTTCACCTAATATCTGCAACAAGGATTGGGTTTATAACCAGTATGATTCCATGGTCCGCACCAACACGGCGGTTGGTCCCGGTTCTGATGCCGCGGTCCTGCGGATACGCAAAACGAGGAAGGCGATTGCTTTGACCACCGACTGCAACGGCCGTTACTGCTATCTCAATCCTCGTCTGGGCGCGCAGCAGGCGGTGGCTGAGGCCGCCCGCAATGTGGTCTGCTCCGGCGCCCGACCGGTTGCTATAACCAACTGCCTCAATTTCGGAAATCCTTATAAACCGGAAATCTATTATGGCTTCGCCGAAGCGATTGCCGGAATGGGGGAAGCCTGCCTGGTTTTTGGCACCCCTGTCACCGGCGGAAATGTTAGCTTCTACAATGAAGACCCGGACCACGCCGTCTTCCCGACGCCGGTAATTGGGATGCTCGGCATCATTGATGATATTTCCCAAATCATTACCCAGTGGTTCAAAGATGAAGGCGACCTTATTTTTCTGGTCGGCGAAAACCGCGAGGAACTGGGCGCTTCGGAATATCTCCACACCATTTTCGGCAAAAATATAGGCCCGGTGCCGGAGTTAAACCTCGCTTACGAGAAATCACTTCAGGATGCGGTCCTTGCCGCCATCAAGGCCGGGTGGGTAAAATCGGCTCACGACTGCGCCGATGGTGGGCTGGCGGTCGCTCTTGCGGAAGGGGCAATCTCCCATCGGGAAAAGATGATTGGCGCCCAGGTCTTTCTTGACGACAATCTTCGCCCCGATGCTCTTCTTTTTGGCGAAACCCAATCCCGCATAATAATCACTACTTCTGAGGCAAATGGCGAAATGCTGGTTGACCATTTTGCCGGAGCGGGCTTGCCGATAGCCGCGATTGGAAGAGTCGGCGGCAGTTTCTTGAAGATAAATGACCTCATAAACCTCTCGATTGAGAAAATCTATTCTGCTTATTATGACAGCCTGCGAACTAAATTGGAAAGGTTTTCATAA
- the tilS gene encoding tRNA lysidine(34) synthetase TilS, with protein MQLSGKVEEYIRRFGLIERGDKVLIAFSGGPDSTALLYLLRQLSTRMKFQLCAVYVNHQIRPRAAMRELRHGAALCRRLGVPFVGADCDVPRYARENSLSLEEAAREARYAILEEIARSEKCNKIALGHHADDIIETILFRLLRGTGPQGLHPMRPQNGKYIRPLLEVERREIEAFLRRSKISYLLDRTNFESEYSRNYIRNKVLPVIERRFGVGYRKAIRQFAEIAVKQDRFLLRMAQTEWHRIAQITPGGKILLDLNKLRVYDESLRDRVLKIAMEKMMRQAGAGSSAEIAAINKIILGNKLAVSLKRGVRATKEREWLVFSAPMAQIKGISLEIGSRSKIPGYRLEFYCRIIPKKAAKMRLQKGGAKINIDYDKIVLPLQVRHLRPGDSFQPLGLNGTKKVGDFLTDWKVPRYLRDELLVVTDARGIVWVAEYQIDNKYKIDKETRKVLQIEIIRSMGEGHTQV; from the coding sequence ATGCAATTGTCAGGCAAAGTGGAGGAGTATATCCGCCGATTCGGGCTTATTGAGAGAGGCGACAAGGTCTTGATTGCCTTTTCCGGCGGACCTGATTCAACGGCGCTGCTTTATCTTCTCCGGCAACTTTCGACAAGGATGAAATTTCAGCTTTGCGCCGTATATGTAAATCATCAGATTCGTCCCCGTGCCGCAATGCGAGAGTTGCGGCATGGCGCCGCGCTCTGCCGGCGGCTGGGAGTTCCCTTTGTGGGGGCCGATTGTGATGTCCCCCGATATGCCAGGGAAAACTCGCTGTCGCTGGAAGAAGCGGCGCGGGAGGCGCGCTATGCGATTCTGGAAGAGATAGCGCGATCGGAAAAATGCAACAAAATCGCCCTGGGGCATCATGCTGATGATATCATTGAGACAATCCTTTTTCGATTGCTGCGCGGAACAGGTCCCCAGGGACTGCATCCGATGAGACCGCAAAACGGAAAATATATCCGACCGCTATTGGAAGTTGAACGGCGTGAGATTGAGGCATTCCTCAGGCGCAGTAAGATTAGTTACTTATTGGACCGCACTAACTTTGAGTCCGAATATAGCCGTAACTATATAAGAAATAAGGTGTTACCAGTAATTGAAAGGCGCTTTGGGGTGGGGTATCGGAAGGCCATTAGACAATTTGCAGAAATTGCAGTCAAACAGGACCGGTTTCTTTTAAGAATGGCTCAGACGGAATGGCACCGGATAGCTCAAATTACACCTGGCGGGAAAATACTGCTTGATTTGAATAAATTAAGGGTATATGATGAGTCGCTGAGGGATCGTGTCTTGAAAATAGCCATGGAGAAGATGATGCGTCAGGCCGGGGCGGGGAGTTCGGCAGAAATCGCCGCCATCAATAAGATAATATTGGGCAACAAGTTAGCTGTTTCGCTGAAGCGGGGCGTAAGAGCCACAAAAGAGCGCGAATGGCTGGTTTTTTCCGCTCCAATGGCTCAAATAAAGGGCATTTCGCTTGAGATTGGCTCCAGAAGCAAAATCCCCGGGTATCGCCTGGAATTCTACTGCAGAATAATTCCCAAGAAGGCGGCAAAAATGCGATTGCAAAAGGGGGGAGCGAAGATAAATATCGACTATGACAAGATTGTCCTGCCGCTTCAAGTCAGACATCTTCGCCCCGGCGACAGTTTTCAGCCACTGGGATTGAATGGGACCAAGAAGGTCGGCGATTTTCTGACCGACTGGAAAGTGCCCCGCTATTTGCGCGACGAGCTACTGGTGGTAACCGATGCGCGCGGGATTGTCTGGGTCGCGGAATATCAAATCGACAACAAATATAAGATAGATAAAGAGACAAGGAAGGTGCTGCAAATTGAAATCATCAGAAGTATGGGTGAAGGACACACGCAAGTTTGA
- a CDS encoding cytochrome b N-terminal domain-containing protein: protein MAEKVARENRLFRWVDERLHIQTLVDYMSHKVVPQHSHSIWYYFGGISLFFFVVQVVTGILLLLYYRPGADSAYESVKFIIAEVSFGWLIRSIHSWSANLMILAAFIHMFSVFFTHAYRKPREMTWVTGIFLLALALAFGFSGYLLPWNELSFFATRVGTGMAGAIPGVGDFLMKLMRGGEDVTGATIGRFFGLHVAVLPGIFAVLLSLHLFFIQRQGMSEPLEWASNPQLQKYRPFFPNFIMRELLVWLIMLNLLAVLAVFFPDGIGVVHWPLGQKADPFAPPPPVIRPEWYFMFAFQALKVLPAHLFFIEGELAGIIILSAGGIVWTLIPFLAGKFSSGKKPALVIAFGWAVLAFIVILTILGYILE, encoded by the coding sequence TTGGCCGAGAAAGTCGCCAGAGAGAACCGTCTTTTCCGCTGGGTCGATGAGCGTCTGCATATTCAGACGCTGGTCGATTATATGTCGCACAAGGTGGTGCCGCAGCATTCGCACTCCATCTGGTATTACTTCGGAGGCATTTCCCTCTTTTTCTTTGTAGTGCAGGTGGTGACGGGAATTCTGCTCTTGCTATATTACCGTCCCGGCGCCGATTCGGCTTACGAGTCGGTCAAATTTATTATTGCGGAAGTATCGTTCGGTTGGCTCATTCGCTCGATACATTCCTGGTCAGCCAATTTGATGATTCTGGCGGCTTTTATACATATGTTTTCGGTCTTCTTCACGCATGCCTATCGCAAGCCGCGCGAGATGACCTGGGTTACCGGGATATTTCTTCTGGCGCTGGCACTGGCTTTTGGGTTTTCCGGTTATCTTCTTCCCTGGAACGAATTGTCGTTCTTTGCCACGCGGGTCGGCACCGGTATGGCCGGCGCTATTCCGGGTGTGGGTGATTTTTTGATGAAGCTTATGCGCGGCGGCGAGGATGTAACCGGCGCCACTATCGGAAGATTTTTCGGTCTGCATGTCGCCGTTCTTCCGGGCATTTTCGCCGTGCTTTTGTCGCTGCATCTCTTTTTTATTCAGCGTCAGGGTATGTCGGAGCCGCTGGAGTGGGCATCAAATCCGCAACTGCAAAAATACCGCCCCTTCTTCCCTAATTTCATTATGAGGGAGCTTCTGGTCTGGCTTATTATGTTGAACCTGCTGGCGGTTCTGGCAGTCTTCTTCCCGGATGGTATCGGGGTGGTTCATTGGCCCCTGGGTCAGAAAGCAGACCCCTTTGCGCCGCCGCCGCCGGTTATCCGACCGGAATGGTATTTTATGTTCGCGTTCCAGGCGCTAAAGGTGCTCCCGGCGCATCTTTTCTTTATCGAAGGGGAACTGGCCGGCATCATAATACTTTCGGCGGGCGGCATTGTCTGGACTTTGATACCTTTTCTTGCCGGAAAATTTTCATCGGGAAAAAAACCAGCCCTGGTTATCGCCTTTGGGTGGGCGGTCTTGGCTTTTATTGTGATATTGACCATACTGGGATATATACTGGAATGA
- a CDS encoding cytochrome c3 family protein, whose protein sequence is MKMKAGFRNMLLFVSLWLAILTGVASAADQCLECHSSWEEGADAPSAQFQHDIHSKAGLSCASCHGGDPTLDDMDAVRNSKGYKGVPGAKEVNQFCASCHSNPAYMVKFNPSLPTDQLDKYKTSVHGKRLFEQGDTKVATCISCHTAHSIQPASEPTSSVYPVNIPKTCAKCHADVNYMSGYGIPTDQHEKYIQSVHGKALLEKKDISAPACNDCHGNHGATPPGVTSLSAVCGLCHALIADNFAKSPHKVAFDAMGYPECETCHSNHLIEKPKMHWVGVSDSSLCVQCHAPDDGTGGYDAAAKIYETLVNINSIYGAALAKIDTADLKGMLVTDERFALNEVKQAIIQTGTAVHTFDPEAVSQIASPGITSAQNITRQGEKKIEEYYFRRKGLGIATLLITILVIAIYLRIKSIEK, encoded by the coding sequence ATGAAAATGAAAGCCGGTTTCAGAAACATGCTGCTTTTTGTGTCACTCTGGTTGGCCATATTGACCGGTGTCGCTTCTGCCGCTGACCAGTGTCTGGAATGCCACAGTTCCTGGGAGGAAGGCGCTGACGCCCCCTCGGCCCAGTTTCAGCATGATATTCACAGCAAGGCGGGACTTAGCTGCGCGTCCTGCCATGGCGGTGACCCGACTCTCGACGATATGGATGCCGTCCGCAATAGCAAAGGGTACAAAGGTGTTCCCGGAGCCAAGGAGGTCAATCAGTTTTGCGCCTCCTGTCACAGCAACCCGGCATATATGGTAAAATTCAATCCTTCCCTCCCGACCGACCAGTTAGACAAGTATAAGACTTCGGTTCACGGCAAGCGGCTCTTTGAGCAGGGAGACACCAAAGTGGCAACCTGCATTTCCTGCCATACGGCGCACAGCATCCAACCGGCATCAGAGCCGACCTCATCGGTGTACCCCGTGAATATTCCGAAAACCTGCGCGAAGTGTCATGCCGACGTCAATTACATGAGCGGCTACGGCATTCCGACCGACCAGCATGAGAAATATATACAGTCAGTTCACGGGAAGGCGCTCCTGGAGAAGAAAGATATCAGCGCGCCGGCCTGCAATGACTGTCACGGCAACCATGGCGCCACCCCGCCCGGAGTGACATCGTTGTCGGCCGTTTGTGGATTGTGCCATGCCTTGATCGCCGATAACTTTGCCAAGTCGCCGCACAAAGTGGCATTTGACGCCATGGGATATCCCGAATGTGAAACCTGTCATTCCAACCATCTTATCGAAAAACCGAAGATGCACTGGGTTGGCGTTTCTGATTCATCACTCTGCGTGCAGTGCCATGCCCCGGATGACGGCACCGGCGGTTATGACGCCGCTGCCAAAATATATGAAACGCTGGTTAATATTAATTCCATTTATGGCGCTGCTCTGGCCAAAATAGATACCGCCGATCTAAAAGGGATGCTGGTGACTGATGAGCGTTTTGCGCTAAATGAGGTCAAGCAGGCGATTATCCAGACCGGCACGGCAGTTCATACTTTTGACCCGGAAGCGGTCTCTCAAATTGCCAGTCCAGGAATAACTTCCGCCCAGAATATCACGCGACAGGGGGAAAAGAAGATTGAGGAATATTATTTCCGGCGCAAAGGGCTCGGCATCGCCACACTTCTTATCACTATTCTTGTTATCGCCATCTATCTTCGAATAAAATCAATTGAAAAATAA